In a single window of the Arachis hypogaea cultivar Tifrunner chromosome 6, arahy.Tifrunner.gnm2.J5K5, whole genome shotgun sequence genome:
- the LOC112755720 gene encoding uncharacterized protein isoform X1: MVCRPMIGLDGCFIKTPYGGQLLTAIGWDPNNQILPIAYAVVEAETKDSWRWFLLNLCDDLGVDKIRWCTFMSDQQKGLIPTFDELLPGIDHRFCVRHLYSNFRKRFPCVQLKIMMWKAAKATYVQEWERRMKEIQQVDQGAYNHLMEIPAKYWSKSRFNYFPRVDTLVNNMCECFNSVIVEAREKPIVSMLEDIRVYLMNRWSDNRQSIVTYAGEILPKINKKIEREFDKGGEWLAIYAGRDKYEVSSSQGNRAKFVVDLNLHECSCRKFQLTGYPCEHAMSCIRKMCLDVKNYVNKCYRKQTYVDCYQHVIYPLNGPNLWSRTENDDVLPPVFRKPIGRPKLRRNKTGDEPHNNGPLSKLARTGQQQKCSYCFALGHNKRTCPRKRKMEAAAKKQNATAQAKKGAKKGAGTTRTPKPNKIPAKTTTQPATRLQPKRKSSTQVGGSQESQTSSKRARCSSSASQPQPSIATVTSPSRRSLRFMAKTPPRAWKALG, encoded by the exons ATGGTGTGCAGACCCATGATTGGCCTTGATGGATGCTTCATCAAGACTCCATATGGGGGTCAACTGCTAACAGCAATTGGATGGGACCCCAATAATCAGATTCTGCCAATTGCCTATGCTGTTGTTGAAGCAGAGACGAAAGATTCGTGGAGATGGTTTTTGTTGAATCTGTGTGATGATTTGGGAGTTGATAAGATCAGATGGTGTACATTCATGAGCGACCAACAAAAG GGATTGATCCCAACCTTTGATGAGTTGCTGCCTGGCATAGACCACCGTTTTTGTGTCAGGCACTTATATAGCAACTTCAGAAAAAGGTTCCCATGTGTTCAGCTAAAGATTATGATGTGGAAGGCTGCAAAGGCAACATATGTCCAGGAATGGGAGAGGAGGATGAAGGAGATTCAGCAGGTTGATCAAGGAGCTTATAATCATCTCATGGAGATCCCTGCCAAGTATTGGAGCAAGTCCaggtttaattattttcctaGAGTGGATACACTTGTTAACAACATGTGTGAGTGTTTTAACTCTGTTATTGTAGAGGCTAGAGAGAAACCGATTGTTTCCATGCTAGAAGACATTAGGGTTTATCTAATGAATAGGTGGTCTGATAACAGGCAAAGTATAGTAACATATGCCGGAGAAATATTgccaaaaataaacaagaaaattgaaaGGGAGTTTGATAAGGGTGGGGAGTGGCTGGCCATATATGCTGGTAGGGACAAATATGAAGTGTCTAGCAGTCAGGGTAATAGAGCCAAGTTTGTTGTGGACTTAAACTTACATGAGTGCTCCTGTAGAAAATTTCAACTAACAGGTTACCCTTGTGAGCATGCCATGAGCTGCATTAGGAAAATGTGTCTAGATGTTAAGAACTATGTCAACAAGTGTTATAGGAAACAGACCTACGTGGACTGCTACCAACATGTAATCTACCCACTGAATGGACCAAATCTCTGGTCCCGGACTGAGAATGATGATGTGCTGCCACCAGTGTTTAGGAAACCAATAGGGCGCCCAAAACTGAGGAGGAACAAGACTGGTGATGAGCCACACAACAATGGACCACTGTCTAAGTTAGCAAGGACTGGACAACAACAAAAATGTTCATATTGTTTTGCACTTGGTCACAACAAAAGAACTTGCCCTAGAAAACGTAAGATGGAGGCTGCAGCAAAAAAG CAGAATGCAACTGCACAAGCCAAGAAAGGGGCCAAGAAAGGGGCTGGCACAACTAGGACTCCAAAACCCAACAAGATCCCTGCCAAGACAACAACACAGCCAGCAACAAGACTTCAGCCAAAGAGGAAGAGCAGTACACAAGTTGGAGGAAGCCAGGAGTCACAGACATCATCCAAGAGAGCTAGATGCAGCAGCAGTGCCAGTCAACCACAACCATCAATAGCAACAGTCACTAGCCCATCAAGGAGGTCCCTGAGGTTCATGGCAAAAACACCACCTAGGGCCTGGAAGGCATTGGGATGA
- the LOC112755720 gene encoding uncharacterized protein isoform X2: MVCRPMIGLDGCFIKTPYGGQLLTAIGWDPNNQILPIAYAVVEAETKDSWRWFLLNLCDDLGVDKIRWCTFMSDQQKGLIPTFDELLPGIDHRFCVRHLYSNFRKRFPCVQLKIMMWKAAKATYVQEWERRMKEIQQVDQGAYNHLMEIPAKYWSKSRFNYFPRVDTLVNNMCECFNSVIVEAREKPIVSMLEDIRVYLMNRWSDNRQSIVTYAGEILPKINKKIEREFDKGGEWLAIYAGRDKYEVSSSQGNRAKFVVDLNLHECSCRKFQLTGYPCEHAMSCIRKMCLDVKNYVNKCYRKQTYVDCYQHVIYPLNGPNLWSRTENDDVLPPVFRKPIGRPKLRRNKTGDEPHNNGPLSKLARTGQQQKCSYCFALGHNKRTCPRKRKMEAAAKKNATAQAKKGAKKGAGTTRTPKPNKIPAKTTTQPATRLQPKRKSSTQVGGSQESQTSSKRARCSSSASQPQPSIATVTSPSRRSLRFMAKTPPRAWKALG; the protein is encoded by the exons ATGGTGTGCAGACCCATGATTGGCCTTGATGGATGCTTCATCAAGACTCCATATGGGGGTCAACTGCTAACAGCAATTGGATGGGACCCCAATAATCAGATTCTGCCAATTGCCTATGCTGTTGTTGAAGCAGAGACGAAAGATTCGTGGAGATGGTTTTTGTTGAATCTGTGTGATGATTTGGGAGTTGATAAGATCAGATGGTGTACATTCATGAGCGACCAACAAAAG GGATTGATCCCAACCTTTGATGAGTTGCTGCCTGGCATAGACCACCGTTTTTGTGTCAGGCACTTATATAGCAACTTCAGAAAAAGGTTCCCATGTGTTCAGCTAAAGATTATGATGTGGAAGGCTGCAAAGGCAACATATGTCCAGGAATGGGAGAGGAGGATGAAGGAGATTCAGCAGGTTGATCAAGGAGCTTATAATCATCTCATGGAGATCCCTGCCAAGTATTGGAGCAAGTCCaggtttaattattttcctaGAGTGGATACACTTGTTAACAACATGTGTGAGTGTTTTAACTCTGTTATTGTAGAGGCTAGAGAGAAACCGATTGTTTCCATGCTAGAAGACATTAGGGTTTATCTAATGAATAGGTGGTCTGATAACAGGCAAAGTATAGTAACATATGCCGGAGAAATATTgccaaaaataaacaagaaaattgaaaGGGAGTTTGATAAGGGTGGGGAGTGGCTGGCCATATATGCTGGTAGGGACAAATATGAAGTGTCTAGCAGTCAGGGTAATAGAGCCAAGTTTGTTGTGGACTTAAACTTACATGAGTGCTCCTGTAGAAAATTTCAACTAACAGGTTACCCTTGTGAGCATGCCATGAGCTGCATTAGGAAAATGTGTCTAGATGTTAAGAACTATGTCAACAAGTGTTATAGGAAACAGACCTACGTGGACTGCTACCAACATGTAATCTACCCACTGAATGGACCAAATCTCTGGTCCCGGACTGAGAATGATGATGTGCTGCCACCAGTGTTTAGGAAACCAATAGGGCGCCCAAAACTGAGGAGGAACAAGACTGGTGATGAGCCACACAACAATGGACCACTGTCTAAGTTAGCAAGGACTGGACAACAACAAAAATGTTCATATTGTTTTGCACTTGGTCACAACAAAAGAACTTGCCCTAGAAAACGTAAGATGGAGGCTGCAGCAAAAAAG AATGCAACTGCACAAGCCAAGAAAGGGGCCAAGAAAGGGGCTGGCACAACTAGGACTCCAAAACCCAACAAGATCCCTGCCAAGACAACAACACAGCCAGCAACAAGACTTCAGCCAAAGAGGAAGAGCAGTACACAAGTTGGAGGAAGCCAGGAGTCACAGACATCATCCAAGAGAGCTAGATGCAGCAGCAGTGCCAGTCAACCACAACCATCAATAGCAACAGTCACTAGCCCATCAAGGAGGTCCCTGAGGTTCATGGCAAAAACACCACCTAGGGCCTGGAAGGCATTGGGATGA
- the LOC112755722 gene encoding stilbene synthase 3-like, translating into MVAVSDIRKVQQRAEGPATVLAIGTANPANCIDQSTYADYYFRVTNSEHMTDLKKKFQRICERTMIKNRHMYLTEEILKENPNMCAYKAPSLDAREDMMIREVPRVGKEAATKAIKEWGQPMSKITHLIFCTTSGVALPGIDYELIVLLGLDPCVKRYMMYHQGCFAGGTVLRLAKDLAENNKDARVLIVCSENTAVTFRGPSETDMDSLVGQALFADGAAAIIIGSDPVPEVEKPIFELVSTDQKLVPGSHGAIGGLLREVGLTFYLNKSVPDIISQNINEALSKAFDPLGISDYNSIFWIAHPGGRAILDQVEQKVNLKPEKMKATRDVLSNYGNMSSACVFFIMDLMRKKSLENGLKTTGEGLDWGVLFGFGPGLTIETVVLRSVAI; encoded by the exons ATGGTGGCTGTGAGTGACATCCGCAAGGTTCAACAAAGGGCAGAAGGCCCAGCAACCGTGTTGGCGATTGGTACAGCAAATCCAGCAAATTGTATTGATCAGAGTACATATGCAGATTATTATTTCAGAGTAACCAATAGCGAACACATGACCGACTTAAAGAAAAAATTCCAACGTATTT GTGAGAGGACAATGATCAAGAATAGACATATGTACTTAACAGAAGAGATACTAAAAGAGAATCCCAACATGTGCGCATACAAGGCACCATCATTGGATGCAAGGGAAGATATGATGATTAGGGAGGTACCAAGGGTTGGAAAAGAGGCTGCAACCAAGGCCATCAAGGAATGGGGCCAGCCAATGTCTAAGATCACGCATTTGATCTTCTGTACCACCAGCGGCGTTGCGTTGCCTGGCATTGATTATGAACTCATCGTACTCTTAGGACTCGACCCATGCGTCAAGAGGTACATGATGTACCACCAAGGTTGCTTCGCTGGCGGCACTGTCCTTCGCTTGGCTAAGGACTTGGCTGAAAACAACAAGGATGCTCGTGTGCTTATCGTTTGTTCTGAGAATACTGCAGTTACTTTCCGTGGTCCTAGTGAGACAGACATGGATAGTCTTGTAGGGCAAGCATTGTTTGCGGATGGAGCTGCTGCGATTATCATTGGTTCTGATCCTGTGCCAGAGGTTGAGAAGCCTATCTTTGAGCTTGTTTCGACTGATCAAAAACTTGTCCCTGGCAGCCATGGAGCCATCGGTGGTCTCCTTCGTGAAGTTGGGCTTACATTCTATCTTAACAAGAGTGTTCCTGATATTATTTCGCAAAATATCAACGAAGCACTCAGTAAAGCTTTTGATCCGTTGGGTATATCTGATTATAACTCAATATTTTGGATTGCACATCCTGGTGGACGTGCAATTCTAGACCAGGTTGAACAAAAGGTGAATTTGAAACCAGAAAAGATGAAAGCCACCAGAGATGTGCTTAGTAATTACGGTAACATGTCAAGTGCATGTGTGTTCTTCATTATGGATTTGATGAGGAAGAAGTCTCTTGAAAATGGACTTAAAACCACTGGAGAAGGACTTGATTGGGGTGTACTTTTTGGATTTGGTCCTGGTCTTACTATTGAAACCGTTGTTCTCCGTAGCGTGGCCATATGA
- the LOC112755723 gene encoding stilbene synthase 3-like, translated as MVSVSEIRNVQRAEGPATVLAIGTANPSNCVDQSTYADYYFKVTNSEHMTDLKKKFQRICERTQIKNRHMYLTEEILKENPNMCAYKAPSLDAREDMMIREVPRVGKEAATKAIKEWGQPMSKITHLIFCTTSGVALPGVDYELIVLLGLDPCVKRYMMYHQGCFAGGTVLRLAKDLAENNKDARVLIVCSENTAVTFRGPSETDMDSLVGQALFADGAAAIIIGSDPVPEVEKPIFEIVSTDQKLVPGSHGAIGGLLREVGLTFYLNKSVPDIISQNINDALSKAFDPLGISDYNSIFWIAHPGGRAILDQVEQKVNLKPEKMKATRDVLSNYGNMSSACVFFIMDLMRKKSLEEGLKTTGEGLDWGVLFGFGPGLTIETVVLRSVTI; from the exons ATGGTGTCTGTGAGTGAGATTCGCAATGTTCAAAGAGCAGAGGGTCCTGCAACTGTATTGGCAATTGGCACGGCAAATCCATCAAATTGTGTTGATCAAAGTACATATGCTGATTACTATTTCAAAGTAACCAATAGCGAGCATATGACTGATCTCAAGAAGAAATTTCAGCGCATTT GTGAAAGAACACAGATCAAGAATAGACATATGTACTTAACGGAAGAGATACtgaaagaaaatcctaacatgtgTGCATACAAGGCACCGTCGTTGGATGCAAGGGAAGATATGATGATCAGGGAGGTACCAAGGGTTGGAAAAGAGGCTGCAACTAAGGCCATCAAAGAATGGGGACAGCCAATGTCTAAAATCACACATTTGATCTTCTGCACCACCAGCGGTGTTGCATTGCCTGGCGTTGATTATGAACTCATCGTACTCTTAGGACTCGACCCATGCGTCAAGAGGTACATGATGTACCACCAAGGCTGCTTCGCTGGTGGCACTGTTCTTCGTTTGGCTAAGGACTTGGCTGAAAACAACAAGGATGCTCGTGTTCTTATCGTTTGTTCTGAGAATACCGCTGTCACTTTCCGTGGTCCTAGTGAGACAGACATGGATAGTCTTGTAGGACAAGCATTGTTTGCGGATGGAGCTGCTGCGATTATCATTGGTTCTGATCCTGTGCCAGAGGTTGAGAAGCCTATCTTTGAGATTGTTTCGACCGATCAAAAACTCGTCCCTGGCAGCCATGGAGCTATCGGTGGTCTCCTTCGTGAAGTTGGGCTTACATTCTATCTTAACAAGAGTGTTCCTGATATTATTTCGCAAAATATCAACGACGCACTCAGTAAAGCTTTTGACCCATTGGGTATATCTGATTATAACTCAATATTTTGGATTGCACACCCTGGTGGACGTGCAATTTTGGACCAAGTTGAACAGAAGGTGAACTTGAAACCAGAAAAAATGAAAGCTACTAGAGATGTGCTTAGTAATTATGGTAATATGTCAAGTGCATGTGTGTTCTTCATCATGGATTTGATGAGGAAGAAGTCTCTTGAAGAAGGACTTAAAACCACCGGTGAAGGACTTGATTGGGGTGTGCTTTTTGGCTTTGGTCCTGGTCTCACCATTGAAACCGTTGTTCTTCGTAGTGTGACCATTTGA
- the LOC140173770 gene encoding uncharacterized protein has product MYLADTSDATRCKAFPTTLTKAAMKWFDSLPPKSVTSFNDLSRKFLMRFSIQKDKVKHAPSLLGVKQEVREPLKRFNKACLEIQDLPTEVVIMGLVDGLREGPFSQSISKRHPTSLSDVQQRAERYINMEENARLRELS; this is encoded by the coding sequence atgtacctagccgACACTTCAGATGCTACTCGCTGCAAGGCTTTTCCGACAACCTtgacgaaagcagcgatgaagtggttcgatagtctTCCTCCGAAGTCGGTCACCAGTTTCAACGACCTCTCACGAAAGTTCCTGAtgcgattctccatccagaaggacaaagtaaaGCACGCGCCAAGCCTCCTGGGAGTAAAACAAGAGGTTAGAGAACCTTTGAAAAGGTTCAATAAAGCGTGCTTggagatccaagacctgcccacgGAGGTAGTGATTATGGGCCTAGTAGATGGACttcgagaaggtcccttctcccaGTCCATATCGAAAAGGCATCCGACCTCCCTAAGTGATGTACAGCAGAGAGCTGAGaggtacatcaacatggaggaaaatgccagaCTTCGAGAGCTGAGCTAG